The DNA sequence GACCGCGCCGCCAGCCAGGCCGCCACCGCGCAGGAGAACGCCGGCAGCGAGCAGGGCTCGCCCGAACCGCCGCCCGCCCCGGACCGCCCGGCCGGCGGCGCGGCGAAGCGCGGACCGAGCGGCGCGGCGAAGCGCGGATCCGGCGGCGCCAAGGCGTCCCGGGCGCGCGGCGGCGCCTCCTCCCGCACGATCAAGGCCAAGTTCCCCGGCCGCTGCCCGTGCGGACGGTCCTACGCGGCCGGTGAGCCCATCGCCAGGAACGACAAGGGCTGGGGCCACCCCGAGTGCGCCCGGGCGGCCTGACCCGCACGTGGGACGCGCCGTCCGGGGGAGGAGCGGCGCGCCGGCCGGTCCCGGCGGATGACAGACTGACGCCATGGACGAGCGCACATTCGACAGGTCTGGTCAGCACGCCTCCGTGGTCGGTCTCGGCACGTGGCAACTCGGGGCGGACTGGGGCGACGTCGACGACAAGGAAGCCCTCGCGGTCCTGGAGACCGCGGCCGAGTCGGGGGTCACCTTCTTCGACACCGCCGACGTCTACGGCGACGGACGCAGCGAGCAGACCATCGCCTCCTTCCTGAGCGGGCGGCCCGACCTGCACGTGCTGGTCGCCACCAAGATGGGCCGCCGGGTCGACCAGATCCCGGAGAACTACGTCCTGGACAACTTCCGCGCCTGGAACGACCGCTCGCGCCGCAACCTCGGCGTCGACCGCCTCGACCTGGTGCAGCTGCACTGCCCGCCGACCCCCGTCTACTCCACCGACGAGGTGTTCGACGCCCTCGACACCCTGGTGGAGGAGGAGCGGATCGCCGCCTACGGCGTCAGCGTGGAGACCTGCGCCGAGGCGCTCACCGCGATCGCCCGGCCGAACGTGGCGAGCGTGCAGATCATCCTCAACCCGTTCCGCATGAAGCCCCTGCGCGAGGTGCTGCCCGCCGCCCGCGCGGCCGGCGTCGGCATCATCGCCCGCGTCCCGCTGGCCTCCGGACTTTTGTCCGGCAAGTACACCAAGGACACCGTCTTCCCGGAGAACGACCACCGCACCTACAACCGGCACGGCGAGTCCTTCGACCAGGGCGAGACCTTCTCCGGCGTCGACTACGCGACCGGCGTCGAGGCCGCCGCCGAGTTCGCCGCGCTCGCCCCCGAGGGGTACACCCCCGCCCAGCTGGCGCTGCGCTGGATCATCCAGCAGCCCGGCGTCACCACCGTCATCCCCGGCGCCCGCTCCCCCGAACAGGCCCGCGCCAACGCGACCGCCGCCCGGCTGCCGGAGCTGTCCGGGGCGACGCTCACGGCGATCGGGGACCTCTACGAGCGGCGGATCAAGGCCCAGGTGGAGAGCCGCTGGTAACGGCCCGGACGCGGCCGGCCGGGGGAGGACGGCGGCTTTCTGGGCACCCGGCGTGGGACGTATGGACGACGCACACCCGGGAGGCACCCGTGTCGGACGCGGAGCGGGGCGAGACCAGGCGCAGGGGACGCAACGAGACGGAGGAGGAGAGAGCGGACCGGATGTGGCAGGAGCTCATCCAGGAGGTCCGCGTCGCCCAGATGGGCGTGCAGATCCTGTTCGGATTCCTGCTGACCGTGGTGTTCACCCCGACGTACGCCACCCTGTCCGACACGGACCAGGCCATCTACATCGTGACGGTGGTGCTGGGCGCCTGCGCCACCGGCGCCCTCATCGGACCGGTGTCACTGCACCGCCTCGTCTCCGGACGGCGCATCAAACCGCAGGCGGTGCGGTGGGCCTCCCGGCTCACCCTGCTCGGCCTGCTGCTGCTGCTCGCCACCACCAGCGCCTCGCTGCTGCTCATCCTGCGCGTGGCCACCGACGACGACTCCGTGCCGTACCTGGTCGCAGGAGTGGTGTGCTGGTACCTGCTGTGCTGGTTCGGGCTGCCGATGTGGACCCGGCACCGTCACACGACCCGGTGACGGCGGGCGGGCCCGGGCCGCCCGCCCGCGGCCCGGCCTCAGCTCCCGGCGAGGACGTCCGCGAGGAAGTCGTCGACCCGGACCTCCTCGCACCCCGGCGCGACCAGCCTGCGGGTCTCGTGCAGGAACTCGCCGACCGTCTCGGCCCAGGCGAACACCACCGCGTGGTGCCGGCCGCCGTCGGCGTGCGCCTCGCCGAGGAACTCCATCCGCAGCTCCCGCCCCACGCCCCGGGACTCCGGACGCAGCCGCACGTCCCCGAGCCCGACCGGGCGGGT is a window from the Streptomyces capillispiralis genome containing:
- a CDS encoding aldo/keto reductase, which produces MDERTFDRSGQHASVVGLGTWQLGADWGDVDDKEALAVLETAAESGVTFFDTADVYGDGRSEQTIASFLSGRPDLHVLVATKMGRRVDQIPENYVLDNFRAWNDRSRRNLGVDRLDLVQLHCPPTPVYSTDEVFDALDTLVEEERIAAYGVSVETCAEALTAIARPNVASVQIILNPFRMKPLREVLPAARAAGVGIIARVPLASGLLSGKYTKDTVFPENDHRTYNRHGESFDQGETFSGVDYATGVEAAAEFAALAPEGYTPAQLALRWIIQQPGVTTVIPGARSPEQARANATAARLPELSGATLTAIGDLYERRIKAQVESRW
- a CDS encoding DUF6328 family protein, producing MSDAERGETRRRGRNETEEERADRMWQELIQEVRVAQMGVQILFGFLLTVVFTPTYATLSDTDQAIYIVTVVLGACATGALIGPVSLHRLVSGRRIKPQAVRWASRLTLLGLLLLLATTSASLLLILRVATDDDSVPYLVAGVVCWYLLCWFGLPMWTRHRHTTR
- a CDS encoding SsgA family sporulation/cell division regulator produces the protein MNSFVHKTLVVELQAGDADRFPVLAHLSYDPSDPFAVTIVFSHDGRVLARWQLDREMVTEGLTRPVGLGDVRLRPESRGVGRELRMEFLGEAHADGGRHHAVVFAWAETVGEFLHETRRLVAPGCEEVRVDDFLADVLAGS